A stretch of the Actinoalloteichus fjordicus genome encodes the following:
- a CDS encoding FadR/GntR family transcriptional regulator: MSLTDTAITKIRGMIVSGELRPGDRLPREADLAERLGLSRNSLREAVRALSLIRVLDVRQGDGTYVTSLEPSVLLEAMGFIVDLHRDDSLLQFFEVRRILEPAAAALAAQSATDAQIAELTALLDDLGEQPSVDDLLANDLEFHRRVAAVSGNEVLVSLIETVSSRTQRARIWRGLTENGAVRRTIAEHRAILDAISARRPDLAAASMTMHVAGVEGWLRTQAQLDDGNG, encoded by the coding sequence GTGTCGCTGACCGACACGGCCATCACCAAGATCCGCGGCATGATCGTCTCCGGCGAGCTGCGGCCCGGCGACCGGCTGCCGCGCGAGGCCGATCTGGCCGAGCGACTGGGGCTGTCCCGCAACTCGCTGCGCGAGGCGGTCCGGGCGCTCTCCCTCATCCGGGTGCTGGACGTCCGACAGGGCGACGGCACCTACGTGACCAGCCTGGAGCCCTCGGTCCTGCTGGAGGCCATGGGCTTCATCGTCGACCTGCACCGCGACGACAGCCTGCTGCAGTTCTTCGAGGTCCGCCGCATCCTCGAACCGGCGGCGGCCGCACTGGCCGCGCAGTCCGCCACCGATGCGCAGATCGCCGAGCTCACCGCGCTGCTCGACGACCTCGGCGAGCAGCCGTCGGTCGACGATCTGCTGGCCAACGACCTGGAGTTCCATCGCCGGGTCGCGGCGGTCAGCGGCAACGAGGTGCTGGTCTCCTTGATCGAGACGGTGTCGAGCCGCACCCAGCGGGCCAGGATCTGGCGCGGGCTGACCGAGAACGGCGCGGTGCGGCGCACGATCGCCGAGCACCGCGCCATCCTGGACGCGATCAGTGCCCGGCGACCGGATCTGGCCGCCGCCTCGATGACGATGCACGTCGCCGGGGTGGAGGGGTGGCTACGAACGCAGGCTCAGCTCGATGACGGGAACGGCTGA
- the map gene encoding type I methionyl aminopeptidase, whose product MVVIKTNAELAAMREAGRVVGRALAEVQAEAKAGVSLRELDDLAHGVMKDAGAKPSFLNYQPVFALTPFTGVLCTSVNDAVVHGIPSSYRLRDGDLLSVDCGAELDGWHGDAAVSFVIGTGTETDLRLIATTTAALEAGIAAAVVGGRLTDIASAVGTIGRAAGYGIPEDFGGHGVGRALHEAPALANDGRPGRGITLRHGLVLAIEPMFMAGGHDAYRMDDDGWTLRTIDGSRAAHVEHTVAVTDEGPQILTLP is encoded by the coding sequence ATGGTCGTGATCAAGACGAACGCGGAACTGGCGGCGATGCGGGAAGCGGGGCGCGTCGTCGGGCGTGCGCTCGCCGAGGTGCAGGCCGAGGCGAAGGCCGGAGTCTCGCTGCGAGAACTGGACGACCTCGCCCACGGCGTGATGAAGGACGCTGGGGCGAAGCCCTCCTTCCTGAACTACCAGCCGGTGTTCGCCTTGACGCCCTTCACCGGTGTGCTGTGCACCTCGGTCAACGACGCCGTGGTGCACGGAATCCCCAGCTCCTACCGACTGCGCGACGGCGATCTCCTGAGCGTCGACTGCGGCGCCGAGTTGGACGGCTGGCACGGCGATGCCGCCGTCAGCTTCGTGATCGGCACGGGCACCGAGACCGACCTGCGTCTCATCGCCACCACCACCGCCGCGCTGGAGGCGGGGATCGCCGCGGCCGTGGTCGGCGGCAGGCTCACCGACATCGCCAGCGCCGTCGGCACCATCGGCCGCGCGGCAGGCTACGGAATCCCGGAGGACTTCGGGGGTCACGGCGTCGGACGGGCGTTGCACGAGGCGCCCGCTTTGGCCAACGACGGCAGGCCTGGCCGAGGCATCACCCTGCGTCACGGGCTGGTCCTCGCCATCGAGCCGATGTTCATGGCAGGCGGCCACGACGCCTACCGAATGGACGACGACGGGTGGACGCTGCGCACCATCGACGGCAGCCGGGCCGCCCACGTCGAGCACACCGTGGCCGTGACCGACGAGGGCCCGCAGATCCTCACCCTGCCCTGA
- a CDS encoding alpha-L-fucosidase produces MTAQPDARTDWFTEARFGLFVHWGLYSLAARHEWVKLREHLGDEHYDRYLEQFRADRYDPRRWAADAKAAGMRYAVLTSKHHEGFCLWDSALTEYKATSTPAARDLLAEFVAAFRAEGLRVGFYYSLIDWHHPDYPLDWMHPAFKTGVQPGGDLPSYVDYLHGQVRELITEHRPDILWFDFSFPEFPPEEGAPGKGRDDWQSARLVEMIRELDSDVLINDRLDLPGSADFRTPEEMAPHTDLRSGEHAMPWEACRTLNGSWGYAPSFQQWLDAGQVLRLLVDGVAKNGNLLLNVGPTGRGEFEPRARELLAEVGEWMRLHGDSVHGAGASTVTAPPDCRVTQSGDRVFVHLFSWPAGLLVVEGLAGRLRYASFLHDGAEVPFTEVRGWTPDVPHRVAPGPEGSVVLTLPARRPDSAVPVIELSLRS; encoded by the coding sequence ATGACCGCCCAACCCGATGCCCGGACGGACTGGTTCACCGAGGCCCGTTTCGGGCTGTTCGTGCACTGGGGCCTCTACTCGCTGGCGGCCCGTCACGAGTGGGTGAAGCTCCGGGAGCACCTCGGCGACGAGCACTACGACCGGTACCTGGAGCAGTTCCGCGCCGACCGTTACGACCCGAGGCGCTGGGCCGCCGACGCCAAGGCTGCCGGGATGCGCTACGCGGTCCTGACCAGCAAGCATCACGAGGGCTTCTGCCTGTGGGATTCGGCCTTGACCGAGTACAAGGCCACCAGTACGCCTGCCGCCCGAGACCTGCTCGCCGAGTTCGTCGCCGCGTTCCGTGCCGAGGGGCTGCGGGTCGGCTTCTATTACTCGCTGATCGACTGGCACCATCCCGACTACCCGCTCGACTGGATGCACCCGGCGTTCAAGACCGGCGTCCAGCCCGGCGGCGATCTGCCGAGCTACGTCGACTACCTGCACGGACAGGTTCGTGAGCTGATCACCGAACATCGCCCGGACATCCTGTGGTTCGACTTCTCGTTCCCCGAGTTCCCGCCGGAGGAGGGCGCCCCCGGCAAGGGCCGCGACGACTGGCAGTCCGCGCGGCTGGTCGAGATGATCCGCGAGCTGGACTCCGACGTGCTGATCAACGACCGGCTCGACCTGCCCGGCAGCGCGGACTTCCGCACACCGGAGGAGATGGCGCCGCACACGGACCTGCGGTCCGGGGAGCACGCCATGCCCTGGGAGGCGTGCCGGACGCTCAACGGGTCATGGGGATACGCGCCGTCGTTCCAGCAGTGGCTCGATGCGGGACAGGTGCTGCGTCTCCTCGTCGACGGGGTGGCCAAGAACGGAAACCTGCTGCTCAACGTCGGTCCCACCGGCAGAGGCGAGTTCGAGCCGAGGGCCAGGGAGTTGCTGGCCGAGGTGGGGGAGTGGATGCGGCTGCACGGTGACTCGGTGCACGGCGCCGGGGCGAGCACCGTGACGGCGCCGCCCGACTGTCGGGTGACTCAGTCGGGTGATCGCGTGTTCGTGCACCTGTTCTCCTGGCCCGCAGGCCTGCTCGTCGTCGAAGGTCTGGCGGGCCGACTGCGGTATGCCTCGTTCCTGCACGACGGAGCGGAGGTGCCGTTTACCGAGGTGCGGGGCTGGACGCCCGACGTGCCGCATCGGGTCGCGCCGGGGCCGGAGGGCTCCGTGGTGCTGACCCTGCCCGCACGACGGCCGGACTCAGCCGTTCCCGTCATCGAGCTGAGCCTGCGTTCGTAG
- a CDS encoding helix-turn-helix domain-containing protein — translation MVRPPLSGVERERGERLGVLLRRARGDRSMAQIASVAGVSTETLRKIETGRVPTPAFFTVVALAAALDLPLDAVASVSLGGEPEGPALSA, via the coding sequence ATGGTGCGACCCCCGTTGAGCGGCGTGGAACGAGAGCGAGGCGAGCGACTGGGTGTCCTGCTCCGCCGGGCCAGAGGTGACCGGAGCATGGCGCAGATCGCCTCCGTCGCGGGAGTCTCCACCGAGACGCTGCGCAAGATCGAGACCGGCCGGGTGCCGACGCCTGCCTTCTTCACCGTGGTGGCGCTGGCCGCCGCGTTGGACCTTCCCCTGGATGCGGTGGCCAGCGTGAGTCTCGGCGGCGAACCGGAGGGTCCTGCGCTCTCGGCCTGA
- a CDS encoding ABC transporter substrate-binding protein, producing MLRRSLVGVVGVVAVLAAGCGSSAGESDQVTLRFGYWGNDDRAQATNEAIALFEERNPNITVEASFSSFESYFQKLATETAGRNAPDVIQMDYRYLREYGDRGALADLASPELAAELSTDGISAELLSSGQLDDQLLGVPMSQNTQILFYDTEVFDSVGVTPEDGWTWDEFEEASSAISAIDEGQVFGTADFGMAIDWFEVWLGQQGGELYTADGGLGYGAEEVAEFWELADRFRESGASTPADVGTGSDGSIATSPMGKNRAASEFGYDSGLTSYAQTLGDQISVAPFPSDGDDLGQYAKPSMLASVFSGSNHPAEAARFIDFMVNDPDAGEILGTTRGMPANDEVRSAISGSLEGAELVAYEFEEAIADRLVAAPAPPPPGEGAIKRDFQRINDEIAFGRLSVQEAAEQFIAGAEQQLS from the coding sequence ATGTTGAGACGTTCTCTGGTGGGGGTCGTCGGCGTGGTCGCCGTGCTGGCCGCCGGCTGTGGCTCGTCGGCGGGCGAGAGCGATCAGGTGACCCTGCGTTTCGGCTACTGGGGCAACGACGACCGGGCCCAGGCGACCAACGAGGCCATCGCGCTGTTCGAGGAGCGCAATCCGAACATCACCGTCGAGGCCTCCTTCTCGTCGTTCGAGTCCTACTTCCAGAAGCTGGCGACCGAGACCGCAGGTCGCAACGCCCCCGACGTCATCCAGATGGACTACCGCTACCTGCGGGAGTACGGCGACCGAGGCGCGCTCGCCGACCTCGCCTCCCCGGAGCTGGCGGCCGAGCTGAGCACGGACGGCATCTCCGCCGAACTGCTGTCCTCCGGTCAGCTCGACGATCAGCTCCTCGGCGTCCCGATGAGCCAGAACACCCAGATCCTCTTCTACGACACCGAGGTGTTCGACTCGGTCGGCGTCACGCCGGAGGACGGCTGGACCTGGGACGAGTTCGAGGAGGCCTCCTCCGCCATCAGTGCGATCGACGAGGGGCAGGTCTTCGGCACCGCCGACTTCGGAATGGCCATCGACTGGTTCGAGGTCTGGCTCGGCCAGCAGGGCGGCGAGCTGTACACCGCCGACGGCGGGCTGGGCTACGGCGCCGAGGAGGTCGCGGAGTTCTGGGAGCTGGCGGATCGCTTCCGTGAGTCCGGCGCGTCCACCCCGGCCGACGTCGGCACCGGCTCGGACGGCTCCATCGCCACCAGCCCGATGGGCAAGAACCGGGCGGCCTCGGAGTTCGGCTACGACAGCGGCCTGACCTCCTACGCCCAGACCCTCGGTGACCAGATCAGCGTCGCGCCCTTCCCGAGCGACGGTGACGACCTCGGCCAGTACGCCAAGCCCAGCATGCTGGCCTCGGTGTTCTCCGGTTCGAATCACCCTGCCGAGGCGGCCAGGTTCATCGACTTCATGGTCAACGACCCCGATGCGGGCGAGATCCTCGGCACCACGCGGGGCATGCCCGCCAACGACGAGGTGCGCTCGGCGATCAGCGGCTCCCTGGAGGGCGCCGAGCTGGTCGCGTACGAGTTCGAGGAGGCCATCGCCGACCGGCTCGTGGCTGCGCCCGCCCCGCCGCCGCCCGGCGAGGGCGCCATCAAGCGTGACTTCCAGCGCATCAACGACGAGATCGCCTTCGGGCGGCTCAGCGTGCAGGAAGCTGCGGAGCAGTTCATCGCGGGGGCGGAACAGCAGCTCTCCTGA